In Deltaproteobacteria bacterium, the DNA window CATGGTCTCCTTGTGGGTCCTCTTCTCTAGTTGCATCCCCACTAGGGCGGCGATCCCGTTCTCAAAGACAAAGGGGTTGATAGAGGCCGCTATTCGGAGGACCTTATGGCGGATCATTCTCCCCACCCGCGAGCGGACGGTCCCGTCTGAGACCTCGAGCCTTCTCGCTATGGTCTTGAAAGACGTCCTCCCGTCCTTCTGGAGTTCCAGGATGATCCTCTTGTCGAGTTCGCCGAGCATGGAACCCCTGTGCACAATCGAGGCAGCACCTCTTTTCGGGGAGAACCCTTGCATCTTCGATCACCCCGCGGCGCCAAGGCTACGGATCAAGGAAAAGTCCCGAGTCACTATTAACGCTTCGCAACAAAAAGGTCAATAGAAAATATTCATAGGGACAAAAAAGGCCCGCCTTTTTCCTCAAAAGAAAAAAACGGGCCACAGGACCTTTCCCTGGTTCATCCTACTCGAGTCTCCCCCGGAACCAGCGACAGAGGCATGCCCTCTGAAAAAGGGCTCGACCGTCCTCTCGCTCCTTTACTCCTCCCCTGTATCTCGGATCCAAACCTACAAGGCCAGCACCTACCCTCGGACCAACCTTGCCTCCGTTCAGAGATCGCACCTACGTGCCCGGGAAAGGTCTGCACCTCGGGAATCCTGTCTCAAGAACCGGGATGGACCTATTTGCCCACCAGCTCCTTTGCCTTTTCCACCGCAGCCGTCGCGTTGGAGCCGTAAGCATCGGCCCCGATCTCTTCGACAAAATCCTGCGTCACAGGAGCTCCTCCTGCCATGACCTTGATCTGATCCCGAATGCCCGCCTCCTTCAGAGCATTGATCGTCTCGCCCATCTTCGGCATGGTCGTCGTCAGCAGAGCCGACATTCCCAGGATGTTGGGCTTGTGCTCCTTGGCTGCTTCCACAAAAGACTGGGGCTTTACATCCGCTCCCAAATCCACTACCTTGAAGCCCGCGCCCTCAAGCATCATCCCTACCAGGTTCTTCCCTATATCGTGCAGGTCTCCTTCCACCGTACCCATAATAACAGTCCCTGCTCCCGCCGCATCACTCTCGGATAGGAGAGGCCTCAGTATCTCCATGGCAGCGTGCATCGTCTTGGCCGAACGCAGGACCTCCGGTATGAACATCTCAGCAGCCTTGAAACGCTGACCCACTATGTCCATGCCAGGCAGAAGCCCCTGCGAAAGGATTTCATGGGCCTCAGAACCCTCGTCCAAGGCCTGCTGGGTGAGCTTTTTGACCTCCTCGATATTGCCCGCGATCAGTACCTCCGAAATTTTCCCATAGAGTTCCGACATACCCTTTCCTCCTTTTTGCCTAGGTTTATCCACGCCCTCTTCGGATCGCCCTCCCTTTTGAAAAACCCAATTCCTCTCACCAAACCAGCAATGGACGGTATAGTACACCAAGGTCATCAATATTTCAAGGGGAAAAACCGTAAGAGCTATTTGCGCTGTAACCTTCGGGGATTGGTTTTGGTCCCAAGAATGGGCTGTATCGGGGAATCATCTTATGGGAAATGGCCTGATCAACCCTAAACAGCCATAACCATTGCCGTCTTTCCCCGATTCGGACGCACCTCTGCCCCGGTTGTCTCACGAGCCAGAAGCTTCTCAACCCCTAGGCCGCCCGGCGTAGCCTCGTGCTCCAGACCAACGACCGCATCCGGTCGAGCCGGCCAACCTCTATACTGCCAAGGGCCATCGAGAGCATCACCACAAGTGCCATGCCCATCCGAACCCTCATCTTGTTCATCCCCCGGATATAGTGACGCTCAAACCCAAAAGAGACATCAAGACGACTGTTGACCCGCTCAACCGCCGTCCGCCTCCCATAGAGCCTCCTCCACTTGTATGTTGCCCGGGGCACAGGCACAAACCTCCGACGATCCAATCCCAGAGGCACACGCACAATAGGCCCATATTCAGTCTGCAAACACCCATCCCCCTCCGCACATTCAC includes these proteins:
- a CDS encoding Lrp/AsnC family transcriptional regulator; protein product: MLGELDKRIILELQKDGRTSFKTIARRLEVSDGTVRSRVGRMIRHKVLRIAASINPFVFENGIAALVGMQLEKRTHKETMARISRLHGVTSVCNVTGRYDLLVRVFFESRQELRRFLVDELSRIGGINTTETFVYLDAINEWTRLADGE
- a CDS encoding corrinoid protein encodes the protein MSELYGKISEVLIAGNIEEVKKLTQQALDEGSEAHEILSQGLLPGMDIVGQRFKAAEMFIPEVLRSAKTMHAAMEILRPLLSESDAAGAGTVIMGTVEGDLHDIGKNLVGMMLEGAGFKVVDLGADVKPQSFVEAAKEHKPNILGMSALLTTTMPKMGETINALKEAGIRDQIKVMAGGAPVTQDFVEEIGADAYGSNATAAVEKAKELVGK